A single genomic interval of Nostoc commune NIES-4072 harbors:
- the treY gene encoding malto-oligosyltrehalose synthase, which produces MRIPTATYRIQFTPQFGFDNAKAIAAYLADLGISDLYASPIFKARSGSTHGYDIVDATQLNPELGTNESFDALVSEVQSLGMGWLQDIVPNHMAYSSENDYLMDVLEHGPDSSYTDYFDLSWNAPFGDRQERILAPLLGDFYGTSLENGHIQLQYEQNGLTVNYYSLKLPLRLESYTKFITYNLGKLTRTLGRNHPDFIKLLGILYILKNVPSEVAGKQRQDQIAFIKGLVWELYTTNDAIREFIDENIETFNGEPGNSESFNPLDDLLKDQFYRLAFWKVGAEEMNYRRFFTVNELISVKVEEVRVFNNTHSLIQKLVEEGKFTGLRIDHIDGLYNPIQYLERLREKMGDVYITVEKILELTEELPNNWGIEGTSGYDFLNYVNGVFCQVENESSFDKIYQNFISSRVDYASVVKDKKHLILEKNLAGDIDNLALLLKNVSSKYRYGNDFTLNGLKRAIAEVLTLFPIYRTYITPDGIGESDRATIQQVIDQAKEQVPLLQNELNFIEKLMLLEFDNSLTQTEREQWIYFVLRMQQYSGPLMAKGVEDTTLYVYNRLLSLNEVGGNPGHFGIDLAKFHAFNKQHQETWPHTMNTTATHDTKRGEDVRARLNILSEIPDEWDQQVNTWSAMNRGHRSHRHGFAMPDRNDEYFLYQTLLGAFPFAEHEHASFVERVKDYIIKAIREAKVHTAWLRPDSEYEEACTSFIEKVLDPSLSGEFLEAFRPFQARIAEYGIFNSLSQTLLKISAPGVPDLYQGTELWELSLVDPDNRRPVDFEQRRTYLSAIREQVKNDTLALIQELLSDKTDGRIKLFLTAQLLQARTNYVLLFQDGDYLPLEVQGTYANHIIAFARQEGNQTAIAIAPRFLTNLIQPGENPNGLSVWQDTHLLLPPGTSSTWKNVLTQQPLQTTQTLSIGSALAHFPVALLINSAE; this is translated from the coding sequence ATGCGAATTCCTACCGCCACTTATCGAATTCAGTTTACACCTCAATTTGGCTTTGACAACGCCAAAGCGATCGCAGCTTATCTAGCAGATTTAGGTATTTCCGATTTATATGCTTCCCCCATTTTCAAAGCACGATCCGGGAGTACGCACGGCTACGATATAGTAGATGCCACTCAACTTAACCCAGAACTGGGAACTAATGAATCCTTTGATGCATTAGTTAGTGAAGTTCAATCCCTTGGTATGGGCTGGTTACAAGATATTGTGCCCAACCACATGGCCTATAGCAGCGAAAACGATTACTTGATGGATGTATTGGAACACGGCCCAGATTCCAGCTATACCGACTACTTCGATCTTTCTTGGAATGCTCCCTTTGGCGATCGCCAAGAGCGAATTCTCGCTCCTCTCTTAGGAGATTTCTATGGTACATCCCTAGAAAACGGACACATTCAACTGCAATACGAACAGAACGGTTTAACTGTCAACTATTACAGCTTAAAATTACCACTCCGGTTAGAATCTTACACAAAATTTATCACCTATAATCTGGGTAAACTCACGCGCACACTCGGACGCAATCATCCCGATTTTATTAAGCTATTGGGAATTCTCTACATTCTCAAAAATGTGCCCTCAGAAGTTGCAGGAAAACAACGACAAGACCAAATCGCATTTATTAAAGGATTGGTTTGGGAACTCTACACCACAAATGATGCGATCCGCGAGTTCATCGACGAAAATATCGAAACTTTTAATGGAGAACCCGGTAATTCCGAAAGCTTTAACCCCCTAGATGACTTACTGAAGGATCAATTTTACCGCCTCGCCTTTTGGAAAGTTGGCGCGGAAGAAATGAACTACCGCCGTTTCTTTACTGTTAATGAATTAATTTCCGTGAAAGTTGAAGAAGTGCGGGTTTTTAATAATACCCACAGCTTAATTCAAAAGCTAGTTGAAGAAGGCAAATTTACTGGTTTACGGATTGACCATATTGATGGACTTTATAACCCAATCCAGTATCTCGAAAGGCTGCGAGAAAAGATGGGAGATGTTTATATCACCGTCGAGAAGATTTTAGAACTTACCGAAGAATTGCCAAATAACTGGGGAATTGAAGGAACGTCTGGATATGATTTTCTCAACTATGTAAATGGCGTATTTTGTCAAGTTGAAAATGAATCATCTTTCGATAAAATTTACCAAAACTTTATTAGCTCAAGAGTAGATTATGCATCGGTAGTGAAGGATAAAAAACACCTAATTTTAGAAAAGAATTTAGCAGGTGATATTGACAATTTGGCACTTTTGTTAAAGAATGTATCCAGCAAATATCGCTATGGCAATGATTTTACACTGAATGGATTAAAAAGAGCGATCGCCGAAGTTTTGACACTCTTTCCAATTTATCGTACTTACATTACACCCGATGGAATTGGAGAAAGCGATCGCGCTACCATTCAGCAAGTAATCGATCAAGCCAAAGAACAAGTACCATTATTGCAGAACGAACTGAATTTTATTGAAAAGTTAATGCTGCTAGAGTTTGATAATTCTCTGACTCAAACAGAACGCGAACAGTGGATATATTTTGTCTTGCGGATGCAGCAATACAGTGGGCCGTTAATGGCAAAAGGCGTAGAAGACACCACATTGTATGTTTACAATCGGTTGCTGTCGCTGAATGAAGTCGGGGGAAATCCTGGTCATTTTGGCATTGACTTAGCCAAATTTCATGCATTTAACAAACAGCATCAAGAAACCTGGCCTCACACAATGAACACCACAGCCACCCACGACACCAAACGCGGCGAAGATGTGCGGGCCAGATTGAATATCCTCTCAGAAATACCTGATGAATGGGATCAGCAGGTAAATACCTGGAGTGCCATGAATCGAGGACATCGTAGCCATCGCCACGGATTCGCTATGCCCGATCGCAACGACGAGTATTTTCTCTATCAAACCTTGCTAGGGGCGTTTCCTTTTGCCGAACACGAACATGCATCCTTCGTGGAACGGGTAAAAGACTATATAATAAAAGCAATTCGAGAAGCGAAAGTGCATACAGCATGGTTGCGGCCAGATAGCGAGTATGAAGAAGCTTGTACCTCCTTCATTGAGAAAGTACTCGATCCTTCTCTCTCCGGGGAATTTCTAGAAGCCTTTCGTCCCTTTCAAGCGCGAATTGCAGAATATGGTATCTTCAATTCCCTTTCCCAAACTCTACTGAAGATTAGCGCCCCAGGCGTACCCGATTTATACCAAGGAACAGAACTTTGGGAACTAAGCCTAGTCGATCCAGATAACCGCCGCCCGGTAGATTTTGAACAGCGACGCACCTATTTAAGCGCCATCCGCGAACAGGTGAAAAACGACACTCTAGCTTTAATTCAAGAATTGCTGAGTGATAAAACCGACGGCAGAATCAAACTGTTTTTAACGGCTCAATTACTCCAAGCCAGAACAAACTATGTCTTATTATTCCAGGATGGCGACTATCTCCCCTTAGAAGTTCAGGGAACCTACGCTAATCACATAATCGCCTTTGCGCGACAAGAAGGCAATCAAACAGCGATCGCGATCGCCCCTCGCTTTTTAACCAACCTCATCCAGCCAGGAGAAAACCCCAACGGCTTGTCAGTATGGCAAGATACGCACCTATTATTACCCCCTGGAACTTCCTCCACCTGGAAAAACGTCCTTACTCAACAACCCTTACAAACCACACAAACCCTATCCATCGGTTCAGCCCTCGCCCATTTCCCAGTCGCCCTATTAATTAATAGTGCCGAGTAA
- the prmA gene encoding 50S ribosomal protein L11 methyltransferase produces the protein MANTWWELQILCEPDLEDSIFWRLEDFGCRGTASENKGNSSLVRAYLSTIQTQLLDLAALSLWLRQDALCVGVSSPLLQWQLIDEEDWATSWKQYWHPQEIGDRFLINPAWLPLPETTERLVIRLDPGVAFGTGNHATTQLCLESLEMRLSGVPQSFVGASGKHEHLVIADIGCGSGILSIGALLLGAEKVYAVDNDPLAVQSTISNGALNDISPERLQPALGSVDVLTKLLENPVDGIVCNILAHVIIELIPEMSAIAKPETWAIFSGILLEQSKGVADALEQNGWVVATLWKRKEWCCLNARRS, from the coding sequence ATGGCAAACACCTGGTGGGAACTACAGATTTTATGTGAGCCAGACCTAGAAGATTCGATCTTTTGGCGACTGGAAGATTTTGGCTGTCGGGGAACAGCTAGTGAAAACAAAGGAAATTCATCTTTAGTCAGGGCTTATTTATCGACAATTCAAACGCAGCTGCTAGATTTGGCAGCTCTATCGCTGTGGCTGCGTCAAGATGCTCTTTGTGTAGGTGTTTCATCTCCCTTGCTGCAATGGCAGTTAATTGATGAGGAAGATTGGGCGACTAGCTGGAAACAATATTGGCATCCGCAGGAAATAGGCGATCGCTTCTTAATCAACCCCGCTTGGCTACCATTACCAGAAACAACGGAACGGTTAGTGATTCGTCTTGACCCTGGTGTAGCATTTGGTACAGGCAATCATGCCACGACTCAGCTATGTTTGGAATCTCTAGAAATGCGGCTGAGTGGAGTTCCTCAGTCGTTTGTGGGTGCTAGTGGCAAACATGAACATCTGGTAATTGCGGATATTGGCTGTGGTTCTGGTATCCTTTCTATTGGGGCGCTGCTACTGGGAGCAGAGAAAGTTTATGCAGTAGATAATGACCCTTTAGCGGTGCAATCAACTATTAGTAATGGTGCGCTCAACGACATTAGTCCAGAACGTTTACAACCTGCACTGGGAAGTGTAGACGTTTTGACAAAATTGCTTGAAAATCCAGTGGATGGTATTGTTTGCAATATTTTGGCTCATGTAATTATTGAATTAATTCCAGAAATGAGTGCGATCGCTAAACCTGAAACTTGGGCGATCTTCAGTGGTATTTTACTAGAACAATCTAAAGGTGTTGCTGATGCTTTAGAACAAAATGGTTGGGTGGTTGCTACCCTGTGGAAACGAAAAGAATGGTGTTGTTTGAATGCACGGCGTTCTTAA
- a CDS encoding class I SAM-dependent methyltransferase: MSKKPDSQLQNLFAAHHSSDWQEKLVQVAYRFNREYQRETFELPAEVQAMPIFREWIGGSFSGRIASPFWEVAEPKKNQHCLDIGCGISFLIYPWRDWQAFFHGQEISNVARDTLNSRGSQLNSKLFKGVELGAAHQLNYSPEQFDLAIATGFSCYFPIEYWNAVLAEVKRVLKPGGHFVFDVLNPEQPLAEDWAVLETYLGAEVFLEPLAKWEKTIKAAGAKVVTHKSGELFELYKVRF, from the coding sequence ATGTCTAAAAAGCCCGATTCACAGTTACAAAATCTTTTTGCTGCCCATCACTCCAGCGACTGGCAAGAAAAATTAGTGCAAGTAGCCTATCGTTTTAACCGGGAGTATCAACGTGAAACCTTTGAACTCCCAGCAGAAGTACAGGCAATGCCGATATTCCGGGAGTGGATTGGAGGTAGTTTCTCAGGGAGAATTGCTTCCCCTTTCTGGGAAGTTGCTGAACCTAAAAAGAACCAGCACTGTTTAGATATTGGCTGTGGTATTAGCTTTTTAATCTATCCTTGGCGGGATTGGCAAGCATTTTTTCATGGGCAAGAAATCAGTAATGTGGCACGGGATACACTTAATTCTCGTGGGTCACAGTTGAATTCTAAGCTGTTCAAAGGTGTTGAGTTGGGAGCAGCTCATCAGTTAAACTATTCACCAGAGCAGTTTGATCTAGCGATCGCCACAGGATTTAGCTGCTATTTTCCCATCGAATACTGGAATGCTGTACTAGCAGAAGTCAAGCGCGTATTAAAACCAGGTGGACATTTTGTGTTTGACGTTCTCAATCCAGAACAGCCTTTAGCAGAAGATTGGGCAGTTTTGGAAACCTATTTGGGGGCTGAGGTGTTTTTAGAGCCTTTGGCTAAATGGGAAAAAACTATAAAAGCGGCTGGTGCTAAAGTCGTAACGCACAAATCAGGGGAACTATTCGAGTTATACAAAGTGCGGTTTTAA
- a CDS encoding cadmium resistance transporter — translation MSDFVTAITTGITAFTATNIDDIVILTLLFSQINKTFRSRHILGGQYLGFAALIVASLPGFFGGLIIPQDWIRLLGLMPIIIGVSSLLKREEDSPEESKEETEPSCPSILASFISPQTCNVAAIAFANGSDNISVYVPLFANSELDSLLVILSVFFTMVGVWCYTAYKLTYLPAIANFLTENGNTFVPCILIGLGIFIVTENVTWTLLSVVSSYIFSLILGFNNQPSSEEQEKLSI, via the coding sequence ATGAGCGATTTCGTAACTGCAATTACCACAGGGATTACCGCATTCACTGCCACCAACATCGATGATATTGTCATTCTGACGTTGCTTTTTTCACAAATAAATAAAACATTCCGCAGTCGTCACATCCTTGGTGGTCAGTATCTCGGTTTTGCTGCATTGATCGTTGCTAGCCTTCCCGGTTTCTTCGGTGGACTAATCATACCGCAAGACTGGATTAGACTACTTGGTTTAATGCCAATAATCATTGGTGTGAGTAGTTTACTAAAACGCGAAGAGGATTCACCAGAGGAATCTAAAGAAGAAACCGAACCGTCTTGTCCCTCTATACTTGCCAGTTTTATCTCTCCGCAAACATGCAATGTAGCTGCGATCGCCTTTGCCAATGGTAGTGATAATATCAGCGTCTACGTGCCCCTGTTTGCCAACTCAGAATTAGATAGTCTGCTGGTAATATTAAGTGTATTTTTTACAATGGTGGGCGTATGGTGTTATACCGCTTATAAGTTAACCTATTTGCCTGCGATCGCTAACTTTTTAACAGAGAATGGCAATACTTTTGTACCTTGTATATTGATTGGACTAGGTATATTTATTGTTACAGAGAATGTTACTTGGACTCTTTTATCTGTAGTTTCTAGTTATATATTTTCATTAATCTTAGGTTTTAATAATCAGCCGTCGAGTGAAGAACAAGAAAAACTAAGTATCTAA
- a CDS encoding pentapeptide repeat-containing protein: MNAEELKRRFAAGERYFPAVNLSRNKLIGAYLPGINLWGCDLSGANLAKAKLWGADLSRANLAKANLTRANLSGVKLNEANLRGAKLNYAKLYGANLTGAYYDDSTRFSRGFDPISQNMQKV, encoded by the coding sequence ATGAATGCTGAGGAATTAAAACGGCGTTTTGCCGCAGGAGAAAGATATTTTCCAGCCGTCAATTTGAGTAGGAACAAGCTGATTGGAGCCTATTTGCCTGGAATCAATTTATGGGGTTGTGACTTGAGTGGAGCAAACCTAGCTAAAGCTAAACTCTGGGGAGCAGATTTGAGTAGAGCTAACTTAGCCAAAGCGAACTTGACCAGAGCTAATTTGAGCGGAGTCAAACTCAATGAAGCAAATCTCCGGGGAGCAAAACTCAACTATGCTAAGTTGTATGGAGCGAATTTGACTGGCGCTTACTACGATGACAGCACGCGGTTTTCTAGAGGTTTTGACCCTATTAGTCAAAATATGCAAAAGGTATGA
- a CDS encoding trehalase family glycosidase, producing the protein MLTSPALTTTQIDTVRLHIKKTWKTLTRSHEHLLQSAKDTKLDHKPGTPWIVYISPLEDCPNIQTVLERSLSPKDMQGIEIRTLPSEVEAIKQHGLLYLPGPYVVPGGRFNEMYGWDSYFILLGLLHDKEWELAQNQVDQLLYQVKHYGTILNANRTYMLSRSQPPVLSMMVLALFQHTQDEEWLRSTVPLLEQFYYYWVVPPHLNPGTGLSRFYAFGEGPAPEVVFSERDEEGKSHYDRVKEYYQTFEIEDYDVNLYYDREDDKLTHLFYKADRTMRESGFDITNRFGPFSADILHYAPVCLNSLLYQVEQDLAQINAILGNEQLEKQWRDRSAYRRDRIDQFLWNEERGLYCDYHFQSGKNRCYEFATTFYPLWLGISSQAQAQRVVENLSLFEAPGGILTSTHITGNQWDAPFGWAPLTYIAVEGLHRYGFHTEGDRIANKFLTMVIKEFERHNTLVEKYDVERCSANVSDEISFGYSSNEVGFGWTNGVILELLAGGGKKV; encoded by the coding sequence ATGCTCACTTCCCCAGCCCTTACCACCACGCAGATAGACACCGTGCGTCTCCATATCAAAAAAACCTGGAAAACCTTAACCCGATCGCACGAACACTTATTACAATCCGCCAAAGATACCAAACTAGACCACAAACCAGGTACTCCCTGGATCGTCTACATTTCTCCCTTAGAAGATTGTCCCAACATTCAGACAGTGTTAGAGCGATCGCTATCTCCCAAAGATATGCAAGGAATTGAAATTCGCACATTGCCCTCAGAAGTCGAAGCGATTAAACAGCATGGCTTACTATACTTACCAGGCCCTTATGTTGTACCAGGTGGTCGATTTAACGAAATGTATGGCTGGGACAGCTACTTTATATTACTAGGACTTTTGCACGATAAAGAATGGGAGCTAGCGCAAAACCAGGTAGACCAATTATTGTACCAGGTGAAGCATTACGGCACTATCCTCAATGCCAACCGGACTTATATGCTGTCGCGATCGCAACCCCCCGTTCTCAGCATGATGGTTTTGGCACTATTCCAGCACACCCAGGATGAAGAGTGGTTGAGATCAACCGTCCCGCTTTTAGAGCAATTTTATTATTACTGGGTAGTACCGCCCCATTTGAATCCCGGAACCGGCTTATCTAGATTTTATGCCTTTGGCGAAGGCCCCGCGCCAGAAGTTGTGTTCTCCGAGCGCGATGAAGAGGGAAAAAGCCATTACGATCGCGTCAAAGAATATTACCAAACCTTTGAGATTGAAGATTACGACGTTAATCTTTACTACGATCGCGAAGATGACAAACTGACCCACCTATTTTACAAGGCCGATCGCACCATGCGCGAGTCCGGTTTTGATATCACCAACCGATTTGGCCCCTTCAGTGCTGATATCCTCCATTACGCTCCTGTGTGTCTCAACAGTTTGCTATATCAGGTAGAACAAGACTTAGCACAAATTAACGCTATTTTAGGGAACGAACAACTAGAAAAACAATGGCGCGATCGCAGTGCATATCGGCGCGATCGGATCGATCAATTTCTCTGGAATGAAGAACGAGGACTCTATTGCGACTATCATTTCCAGAGTGGAAAAAATCGTTGCTACGAATTTGCTACCACATTCTATCCCCTGTGGTTGGGAATTTCTTCTCAAGCCCAAGCCCAGCGCGTCGTGGAAAATCTCTCTTTGTTTGAAGCCCCAGGCGGAATTCTTACCAGTACTCATATCACCGGAAACCAATGGGATGCTCCCTTCGGTTGGGCACCATTGACATACATTGCTGTCGAAGGACTTCACCGTTATGGGTTTCATACAGAAGGCGATCGCATTGCCAACAAATTCCTGACTATGGTAATTAAAGAATTTGAGCGTCACAACACCCTAGTTGAGAAATATGATGTTGAACGCTGTTCTGCCAACGTTTCTGACGAAATCTCCTTTGGATACAGTTCTAACGAAGTTGGTTTTGGCTGGACAAATGGAGTCATTCTAGAACTCTTAGCAGGCGGTGGAAAAAAAGTTTAA
- a CDS encoding YidH family protein: MQLKSKSTEEDKDKKKPGRLNPSRIRDHLANERTYLAWMRTGIALLGFGVVIVRLRAFQVPLIPRPGNGWKLGLVFSLVGLITVWLSTAHYFAVRRDIEEDTYEPTDRWVLLFSLAIMILGAGVIYFVFTTSLDPSSPLIPE, translated from the coding sequence ATGCAGTTAAAATCAAAATCTACAGAAGAAGATAAAGATAAAAAAAAGCCAGGACGATTGAATCCATCCCGAATTCGAGATCACTTGGCAAATGAGCGTACTTATCTCGCTTGGATGCGGACAGGGATCGCTCTTTTAGGTTTTGGTGTCGTCATAGTGCGTTTACGTGCTTTCCAAGTACCTTTAATACCCCGTCCTGGCAACGGCTGGAAGTTAGGTTTAGTCTTCTCGCTAGTGGGTTTGATTACCGTGTGGCTATCAACGGCACACTATTTCGCAGTCCGCCGTGATATCGAAGAAGATACTTATGAACCGACAGACCGTTGGGTGTTGCTGTTCAGTCTTGCTATCATGATTCTCGGCGCTGGAGTAATTTATTTTGTTTTTACAACTTCTTTAGATCCATCAAGTCCACTTATCCCTGAGTAA
- a CDS encoding GGDEF domain-containing protein, giving the protein MNDTFGHQAGDRVIQLFANLLRNYSDSQNIVCRYGGEEFVLALPGLTQEKAFHHAEQIRLSFQAARLESGGKEIHTTVSGGVAVFPDHGKTTDELLQLVDQALYAAKLHGRNCIKRVQSN; this is encoded by the coding sequence ATTAATGATACATTCGGTCATCAGGCTGGCGATCGCGTAATCCAGCTATTTGCAAACCTTCTTCGCAACTATAGTGATTCTCAAAACATTGTATGCCGATATGGTGGTGAGGAGTTTGTATTAGCTTTACCTGGGCTGACACAGGAGAAAGCGTTTCACCACGCCGAACAAATCCGGTTATCGTTTCAAGCTGCGCGGTTGGAATCTGGAGGTAAAGAAATACATACGACGGTTTCGGGTGGAGTGGCCGTGTTTCCAGATCATGGAAAAACCACTGATGAGTTATTGCAATTAGTAGATCAAGCACTATATGCTGCTAAGTTACATGGGCGCAATTGCATCAAGCGTGTGCAATCTAATTGA
- a CDS encoding LysR substrate-binding domain-containing protein encodes MAGMTFEQLKIFLAVAQHLHFTRAAEELYITQPAVSAAIHNLEQEYGVKLFHRIGRHIEIAEAGKLLQVEAQKILDQVSLTERGLRELNNLQRGELKLGSSLTIGNYWLPSKISEFKSQYPGIQINCSLANTEEICMGTATGQFDLGLVEGDVKPALQSTLEYEIVGSDRLQIVVGQKHPWFEWGEIDLSQLTQTLWVMREPGSGTQQRFEEALQNWGINVSELDVILVFNSGEMTKAAIEDGVGAIGISELMVKKEIQLGTLRAIRVIDNREGKGAIPTVGYTYAEIVRPFFKLKHRQRFQTALSKVFEEMLISSMSDGSHQHVSKSVI; translated from the coding sequence ATGGCAGGAATGACGTTTGAGCAGTTAAAGATTTTTCTGGCTGTGGCGCAGCACTTACACTTTACTCGCGCAGCAGAGGAGCTTTACATTACACAACCGGCCGTCAGTGCAGCAATCCACAACTTAGAGCAAGAATACGGAGTGAAACTGTTCCATCGGATTGGTCGCCATATCGAGATTGCTGAGGCTGGTAAATTATTGCAAGTGGAAGCACAGAAAATTCTCGATCAAGTTTCCTTAACTGAAAGGGGATTGCGAGAATTGAACAATCTGCAACGGGGTGAGTTGAAATTAGGGTCAAGTCTGACAATTGGTAACTACTGGCTACCAAGTAAGATTAGTGAGTTTAAAAGCCAGTATCCCGGTATCCAGATTAACTGTAGCCTTGCCAATACAGAAGAGATTTGTATGGGAACGGCGACAGGACAGTTTGATTTGGGTTTGGTAGAAGGAGATGTGAAGCCAGCGCTTCAGAGTACTCTAGAGTATGAAATAGTCGGGAGCGATCGCTTACAAATTGTAGTAGGTCAAAAACATCCTTGGTTTGAGTGGGGAGAAATTGACTTAAGCCAATTGACTCAAACCCTTTGGGTGATGCGAGAACCAGGTTCTGGAACCCAGCAAAGGTTTGAGGAAGCCCTACAAAATTGGGGAATCAATGTCAGTGAATTGGATGTAATTTTAGTATTTAATAGTGGAGAGATGACAAAAGCAGCGATCGAAGATGGTGTCGGTGCTATTGGAATTTCTGAGCTAATGGTAAAAAAAGAAATACAGTTAGGAACACTGCGGGCAATTCGAGTGATTGATAATAGAGAGGGTAAAGGGGCGATACCTACGGTAGGCTACACCTACGCAGAAATAGTTCGACCTTTCTTCAAACTCAAGCATCGTCAGCGTTTTCAAACTGCTCTTTCCAAAGTTTTTGAAGAAATGTTGATATCGTCTATGTCAGATGGCTCACATCAACATGTATCAAAATCAGTTATTTAA
- the serA gene encoding phosphoglycerate dehydrogenase: protein MSKVLVSDSIDQAGIDILSQVATVDVKLGLKPAELIEIIGEYDALMIRSSTRVTQEIIEAGTQLKIIGRAGVGVDNVDVPAATRRGIVVVNSPEGNTIAAAEHALAMILALSRHIPDANASVKRGAWDRNSFVGAEVYKKTLGVVGLGKIGSHVAAVAKTMGMKLLAYDPFISTDRAEQLGCQLVELDLLFQQADYITLHIPKTPETTHLINATTLAKMKPTARIINCARGGIIDEVALAAALKAGKIGGAALDVFESEPLGESELRSLGKEVILTPHLGASTAEAQVNVAIDVAEQIRDVLLGLPARSAVNIPGLGPDVLEELKPYMQLAETLGNLVGQLAGGRVEVLNIRLQGELATNKSQPLVVAALKGLLYQALRERVNYVNASIEAKERGIRVIETRDASIRDYAGTLHLEATGTLGTHSVTGALLGEREIHLTDVDGFPINVPPSKYMLFTLHRDMPGIIGKLGSLLGSFNVNIASMQVGRKIVRGDAVMALSIDDPLPEGILNEIIKVPGIRDAYTVTL from the coding sequence ATGTCTAAGGTTCTTGTCTCAGATTCTATTGACCAAGCTGGAATTGACATTCTTTCGCAAGTTGCTACCGTTGATGTCAAACTAGGTCTAAAACCAGCAGAACTGATCGAAATTATTGGTGAGTATGACGCACTAATGATTCGCTCTAGTACGCGTGTCACCCAAGAAATCATTGAAGCCGGCACTCAGCTAAAAATCATCGGTCGTGCTGGTGTGGGTGTCGATAATGTGGATGTTCCGGCTGCCACCCGCCGAGGAATTGTAGTAGTCAATTCTCCAGAAGGAAACACAATTGCCGCCGCTGAACATGCGCTAGCGATGATTTTGGCTTTGTCTCGCCACATCCCCGATGCTAACGCTTCGGTGAAACGCGGGGCGTGGGATCGCAATAGCTTTGTCGGTGCGGAAGTCTACAAAAAAACTCTCGGCGTTGTCGGTTTGGGTAAAATTGGCTCTCATGTTGCGGCTGTAGCTAAAACAATGGGGATGAAACTCCTAGCTTATGACCCTTTTATTTCTACAGACCGAGCCGAACAACTTGGCTGTCAGTTAGTTGAGTTAGATTTACTCTTCCAGCAAGCAGACTATATCACCCTCCACATCCCCAAAACCCCAGAAACCACTCACTTAATCAATGCCACAACTTTGGCAAAAATGAAACCCACAGCCCGGATTATCAACTGTGCTCGTGGTGGGATCATTGATGAAGTAGCTTTAGCAGCAGCTCTGAAAGCGGGTAAAATCGGGGGTGCAGCCTTGGATGTGTTCGAGTCAGAACCACTGGGTGAATCGGAATTGCGATCGCTAGGCAAAGAAGTTATCCTCACCCCCCACTTGGGAGCCTCTACCGCAGAAGCTCAAGTGAATGTGGCTATTGATGTTGCCGAACAAATTCGGGATGTACTTTTAGGACTACCAGCGCGTTCAGCTGTCAACATTCCCGGACTCGGCCCGGATGTGTTGGAAGAACTCAAACCTTATATGCAACTAGCAGAAACTCTAGGTAATCTAGTAGGACAGCTAGCTGGCGGACGGGTGGAAGTACTTAATATTCGACTGCAAGGCGAACTCGCAACTAACAAAAGTCAGCCTTTGGTAGTAGCTGCCCTGAAAGGTTTACTTTACCAAGCTTTGCGAGAACGAGTAAATTACGTAAATGCCAGCATAGAAGCCAAAGAGCGCGGAATTCGGGTGATTGAAACCCGCGATGCTTCCATTCGAGACTATGCCGGAACGCTTCATCTAGAAGCCACCGGCACATTAGGTACTCACTCTGTCACAGGCGCTTTGTTAGGTGAGCGGGAAATCCATTTAACTGATGTTGACGGTTTCCCAATTAACGTTCCACCGAGCAAATATATGCTGTTTACCCTGCACCGCGATATGCCAGGGATTATCGGCAAACTCGGTTCTTTACTCGGCAGTTTTAATGTAAATATTGCCAGTATGCAAGTAGGTCGTAAAATCGTCCGTGGTGATGCCGTAATGGCTCTGAGTATAGATGACCCTTTACCAGAGGGCATTTTGAATGAGATTATAAAAGTCCCTGGTATTCGAGACGCGTATACAGTAACACTATAA